One stretch of candidate division WOR-3 bacterium DNA includes these proteins:
- a CDS encoding permease, translated as MVKELIFAGLFALKDYIATHTLTCLVPAFLLAGAMVTFINRQAILEYLGEKANKVKSFSLASSASFFLAACSCTVIPVASGLYYAGAGVGVAFIILWVAPASNILALIYTGSILGSGMVISRIVSALVMAFLVGLVMSLAFGKERREMAIPQTSEKKRIIAGKDLILIILILLSLLLPNYLVQKGPYLYKILVWVICTIIAVLYAVKVETKERIGEWLRETFWFVKIIFPLLLVGVFIVGVIGKILPEDWIRNWLGGKGILPSFLATMIGAVSYFATMTEAPFVHTLMKLGMGKGPALALLLTGPGLSLPNWLAIARVFGIKKALVYVPTIVILGTLVGWFFGNFIF; from the coding sequence ATGGTTAAAGAGTTAATTTTTGCCGGGCTTTTTGCCTTAAAGGATTATATCGCCACTCATACCTTAACCTGTTTAGTTCCGGCATTCTTACTCGCCGGGGCAATGGTTACCTTTATCAACCGCCAAGCAATTTTAGAATATTTGGGGGAGAAGGCAAATAAGGTAAAATCTTTTTCCTTAGCCAGTAGCGCCAGTTTCTTTTTAGCCGCCTGCTCCTGCACGGTCATTCCGGTGGCAAGTGGCTTGTATTATGCCGGAGCCGGGGTGGGGGTTGCCTTTATTATCCTCTGGGTAGCACCCGCTTCTAACATCTTAGCCCTAATTTATACTGGTAGTATCCTCGGTAGTGGAATGGTCATCTCCCGAATCGTCTCTGCCTTAGTTATGGCTTTTCTTGTCGGTTTGGTGATGAGCCTTGCCTTTGGCAAAGAGAGGAGGGAAATGGCTATCCCGCAAACCTCAGAGAAAAAAAGAATCATCGCGGGAAAAGATTTAATCCTCATCATTTTAATCCTCCTTTCCCTTCTCTTACCGAACTATCTGGTGCAAAAAGGTCCTTACCTTTATAAGATTTTAGTTTGGGTAATCTGCACCATAATCGCTGTCCTCTATGCCGTAAAAGTGGAGACAAAGGAAAGAATTGGGGAATGGTTAAGGGAAACCTTTTGGTTTGTGAAGATTATCTTCCCGCTTCTTCTGGTTGGGGTCTTTATCGTTGGGGTGATTGGCAAAATCTTACCCGAAGATTGGATAAGAAATTGGCTCGGCGGCAAAGGGATCCTCCCTTCCTTTCTGGCAACGATGATTGGGGCGGTAAGTTATTTTGCCACGATGACTGAGGCACCTTTTGTCCATACCTTAATGAAATTAGGGATGGGAAAAGGACCCGCTTTGGCTTTACTTCTCACTGGACCGGGTTTGAGTTTACCCAACTGGCTAGCGATCGCTCGGGTCTTCGGCATAAAGAAGGCGTTGGTCTATGTGCCAACAATTGTCATCTTGGGAACTCTGGTGGGTTGGTTTTTTGGCAACTTCATCTTTTGA
- a CDS encoding T9SS type A sorting domain-containing protein codes for MKKVIFFLLFFSIIFAQKDTVLFFDNFDRDTLGSRWITYGTSNAYPWWGIDTANGYNNSYGSLADSPHRPWTRNSYSYAAMSFGMNFADLLSANLYFYQMRNMQSGRGWGYAEVSTDGGQTWNSLGPPYQGQSGWEATVLSLNNYLNLPDVRIRFYILVADNANPNFDGWFIDSVRVIGTKRICRDVGPFRLVAPGDSIRPDTVITPQVQVVNYGNTEESLWVWLKIFYKGNLVYQESSWINKLERGGIAIANFPNWSPESLGVYNFLSWTALLGDTFYSNDTLRDSTYVVKYTHDVGTEEIISPRGTQYPRRFPLMAVYKNYGANTETFNAYFRITSGLDTILKRSVTLQLLPDSSREYVFGDTTLRAGEYKVIAYTYLANDERLENNLKEESLHIIQFPYDVGVDRIISPRVTNNFDTITPNALVYNLGVNSATFTAHFTIFDTARQEFYRDSTLCTLPPDSVREITFARWMPTKIGRFFARCSLYCPEDGNPENDTLTKYFTILVGGWLRRAELPLGPKKKGVSYGAALTYLPDTFVYALKGNGTCEFYRYNIFENYWEAACSIPYSGEKRKGVKNGGALCSNGKDRVFALKGNKTDEFWAYFPDGDTWHPLKPVPPIPKPGVKDGAGICYATKGDSEFVFLLKGTNSYAFFAYYIPLDTWLIRKDAPPGPLIKKWKKGSCIATDGEKIYALKGGSKYNEFYIYYILSDTWVTGCTLPLMRGGVQARKKKLKDGASLCYAPNVNRLYAFKGGNTDEFWSYSLSLEKWQERDPIPVTGKRVKSGGALTFTDFRIYAFKGNKTLEFWMYLPIETTGKYLAPLTFDYQASTGKGNSISSLLIYPNPNQGLINLFYTKEHEPLEISVYDALGRKVFPIIYKGKNQINLQMKGLSEGTYFLYIKEKNGKHLYKKVVYQK; via the coding sequence ATGAAAAAGGTCATATTTTTTCTTCTTTTTTTTAGCATTATTTTCGCCCAGAAGGATACGGTCTTATTTTTTGATAACTTTGACCGGGATACCCTGGGCTCAAGATGGATAACCTACGGTACTTCTAATGCCTATCCTTGGTGGGGGATAGATACCGCAAATGGCTATAATAATAGTTATGGCTCCTTAGCGGATAGTCCGCATCGTCCCTGGACCAGAAATTCATACAGTTATGCCGCAATGTCTTTTGGAATGAATTTTGCTGACCTCTTATCGGCTAATCTCTACTTTTATCAGATGAGAAATATGCAGAGTGGAAGAGGCTGGGGATATGCTGAGGTTTCTACCGATGGTGGTCAAACTTGGAATTCCCTTGGACCTCCTTACCAAGGCCAATCCGGCTGGGAAGCAACCGTTCTCTCGCTAAATAATTATCTCAATCTTCCGGATGTCCGAATTCGGTTTTATATTTTGGTAGCGGATAATGCCAATCCCAATTTTGATGGTTGGTTTATTGATTCAGTCCGGGTAATAGGCACAAAGAGAATCTGTCGGGATGTTGGTCCATTCCGATTGGTTGCCCCAGGTGATTCCATTAGACCGGATACAGTGATTACCCCGCAGGTTCAGGTTGTCAACTATGGAAATACCGAGGAAAGTCTCTGGGTCTGGTTAAAGATCTTTTATAAAGGGAATTTGGTTTATCAGGAATCTTCTTGGATTAATAAGTTAGAAAGAGGTGGAATTGCGATTGCCAATTTTCCCAATTGGTCCCCGGAATCCTTAGGGGTTTATAATTTCCTCTCTTGGACCGCCCTTTTGGGTGATACCTTCTATTCTAACGATACTTTAAGGGATTCAACCTATGTGGTGAAATATACCCATGATGTCGGAACCGAAGAGATAATCTCACCAAGAGGAACTCAGTATCCGAGAAGATTTCCCTTGATGGCAGTTTATAAAAATTATGGGGCAAATACCGAAACCTTTAACGCCTATTTCCGCATCACGAGTGGTTTGGATACAATTCTTAAACGTTCAGTAACCTTGCAACTCCTTCCGGACTCTTCCCGGGAATATGTCTTTGGTGATACAACCCTAAGAGCCGGTGAATATAAGGTTATCGCCTATACCTATCTGGCTAATGACGAAAGGTTGGAGAATAACCTGAAAGAGGAATCCCTTCATATTATCCAATTCCCTTATGATGTGGGAGTTGACCGGATAATTTCCCCAAGAGTGACAAATAATTTTGATACGATAACCCCTAATGCCTTAGTCTACAACTTAGGGGTTAATTCCGCTACCTTTACCGCCCACTTCACAATCTTTGATACCGCCAGACAGGAATTTTATCGTGATTCGACATTATGCACTTTACCTCCGGATAGTGTGCGGGAGATTACCTTTGCCCGGTGGATGCCAACCAAAATTGGCCGTTTCTTTGCCCGTTGTTCTTTATACTGCCCAGAAGATGGCAATCCGGAAAATGATACCCTAACCAAATACTTTACCATTTTAGTTGGTGGCTGGTTGCGCCGAGCCGAACTCCCTCTCGGTCCAAAAAAGAAAGGAGTAAGTTATGGAGCGGCTCTTACCTATCTTCCGGATACCTTCGTCTATGCCTTGAAGGGAAATGGCACTTGTGAGTTTTATCGGTATAATATCTTTGAGAATTATTGGGAAGCCGCTTGTTCCATCCCTTATTCCGGGGAAAAAAGGAAAGGAGTGAAGAACGGTGGTGCCTTATGTTCTAATGGCAAAGACCGGGTCTTTGCCTTAAAAGGAAATAAGACCGATGAGTTTTGGGCTTATTTTCCGGACGGTGATACCTGGCATCCATTAAAACCTGTGCCACCAATTCCCAAACCCGGGGTTAAGGATGGTGCGGGAATCTGTTATGCGACAAAAGGTGATTCGGAATTTGTCTTCTTGTTGAAAGGGACAAATAGTTACGCATTTTTTGCCTATTATATCCCTCTTGATACCTGGTTAATAAGGAAGGATGCCCCGCCTGGTCCTTTAATTAAAAAATGGAAGAAAGGGAGTTGCATTGCCACCGATGGCGAAAAGATTTATGCTCTAAAAGGCGGGTCAAAATATAACGAGTTCTATATCTACTATATCCTCTCGGATACTTGGGTAACTGGTTGCACCTTACCTTTGATGCGGGGCGGGGTTCAAGCAAGAAAGAAAAAGTTGAAGGACGGTGCATCTCTCTGCTACGCTCCAAATGTCAATCGGCTATATGCCTTTAAGGGAGGGAATACCGATGAGTTCTGGTCTTATAGCCTATCCCTTGAGAAATGGCAGGAACGAGACCCGATCCCGGTAACAGGCAAGAGGGTAAAGAGTGGTGGTGCTTTGACCTTTACCGATTTTAGAATCTATGCCTTTAAGGGAAATAAAACCTTAGAATTCTGGATGTATCTACCGATTGAGACAACAGGAAAGTATCTTGCTCCCTTAACCTTTGATTATCAAGCGAGCACTGGAAAAGGAAATAGTATTTCTTCCCTTTTGATTTATCCCAATCCCAATCAGGGACTTATTAACCTCTTTTATACCAAGGAGCACGAACCTCTGGAGATTTCCGTCTATGATGCCTTAGGCCGGAAGGTCTTTCCGATTATCTATAAAGGGAAAAACCAAATCAACCTGCAAATGAAGGGTCTATCCGAAGGCACTTACTTCCTTTATATCAAAGAGAAAAATGGAAAACACTTATATAAGAAGGTGGTCTATCAGAAATAA
- a CDS encoding arsenate reductase ArsC codes for MRKKVLFLCTHNSARSQMAEGILNHLFGDRFRAFSAGIEPSSLHPLAIKVMSEVGIDISQQRAKSIKEFQGEEFDFVITVCDKAKETCPFFPKAKEYKHWNFPDPSAEEGTEEERLKVFREIRERIREKIEEEFIKEENDG; via the coding sequence ATGAGAAAGAAGGTTTTATTTCTCTGCACTCATAACTCGGCTCGCAGTCAAATGGCGGAAGGAATCTTAAACCATCTCTTCGGTGATCGTTTTCGGGCCTTCAGTGCCGGAATTGAGCCTTCCTCTCTTCATCCCCTGGCGATAAAGGTAATGAGCGAAGTGGGTATTGACATTTCCCAGCAGCGCGCCAAATCAATAAAGGAATTCCAAGGAGAAGAGTTTGATTTTGTTATCACCGTCTGCGATAAGGCAAAAGAGACCTGCCCTTTCTTTCCCAAGGCAAAGGAATATAAACACTGGAATTTCCCAGACCCCAGTGCGGAAGAAGGGACCGAAGAAGAGAGATTGAAGGTATTTAGAGAAATCCGGGAGCGGATAAGAGAAAAAATAGAAGAAGAATTTATTAAGGAGGAAAACGATGGTTAA
- a CDS encoding DUF169 domain-containing protein yields the protein MLGLKEILSLKGHPVGVKFCRTAEELNRGKIPTEKITFCQMVKISSQGGYFFSCPKEQMGCLTAQFIFGFRAVEEVDIEHHQKQFGINRETAERLIAIKPKLRIGEIKGILVAPLGEFEPELVILILDSAQALPMLEVVAAVTGKDFSFRNGISSALCSYGAVVSYQTQEPNLSIPCFGAKRFGLFQDSELVFTLPWTLVEKILPTLEKWRATNQIHLPIVQAYRSPTNPFGGKEK from the coding sequence ATGTTGGGGTTAAAAGAGATTTTGTCATTAAAAGGTCATCCTGTGGGAGTAAAATTTTGCCGGACCGCCGAAGAATTAAACAGGGGAAAGATACCCACCGAAAAGATAACCTTTTGTCAAATGGTCAAAATCTCCTCTCAGGGCGGCTATTTTTTCTCTTGTCCTAAGGAACAAATGGGCTGCCTGACCGCCCAGTTCATTTTTGGATTCCGGGCGGTTGAGGAGGTAGATATTGAACACCATCAGAAACAATTTGGTATTAACCGCGAAACCGCAGAGAGGTTAATAGCGATTAAGCCAAAGTTAAGAATTGGAGAGATAAAAGGGATTTTGGTCGCTCCCTTGGGGGAATTTGAACCAGAATTGGTGATTTTAATTCTTGATAGCGCTCAGGCTCTACCGATGCTGGAAGTTGTCGCGGCGGTAACCGGTAAGGACTTCTCCTTTCGCAATGGTATCAGTTCCGCCTTATGCTCTTATGGAGCAGTGGTCTCTTACCAAACCCAAGAACCAAATCTTTCTATCCCCTGTTTTGGTGCCAAAAGATTTGGGTTATTTCAAGATTCCGAACTGGTTTTTACCCTTCCTTGGACACTGGTGGAAAAAATCCTTCCGACCTTAGAAAAATGGAGAGCAACAAACCAGATCCATCTCCCGATTGTTCAGGCTTATCGCTCACCAACGAATCCTTTTGGGGGGAAGGAAAAATGA
- a CDS encoding metalloregulator ArsR/SmtB family transcription factor has protein sequence MNIREAARCFKVLGEETRLRILWILKKAERELCVCEIMTILKKSQPHISRHLRELKICGLVKERKEGRWVFYSLNSKVNQFYHSLLETISFLGRRNFLPEEKRLKKILSLREKDAARKKR, from the coding sequence ATGAATATAAGAGAAGCGGCCCGCTGTTTTAAGGTCTTAGGAGAAGAGACCCGATTGCGCATTCTTTGGATTCTGAAAAAAGCCGAAAGGGAATTATGCGTCTGTGAGATTATGACAATCCTAAAAAAGAGTCAGCCCCACATCTCCCGCCATCTCCGGGAATTGAAAATCTGTGGTCTGGTAAAGGAGAGAAAAGAAGGGAGATGGGTCTTTTATTCCTTAAACTCAAAAGTTAATCAATTTTATCATTCCCTTCTGGAAACCATCTCTTTCTTAGGGAGGAGAAATTTCTTGCCGGAGGAGAAAAGGCTAAAAAAAATTTTATCTTTAAGGGAAAAAGACGCGGCACGGAAGAAGAGATGA
- a CDS encoding thioredoxin domain-containing protein: protein MMKNFGKWVVLLLLIATVAIVLLVKRGKKEVAEKPMGEVQKPETINLKMEKEEKEEPLKEPTKKEEAKMEKDVLALVGNGKITKEYLEEKYQSLPDEYKDMYKNDKEGFLEQLIIRELLFQEAARRGLTKNLEDVSEEERKKDMAIELLIRELTEKIEIPEKELEDFYNAHQSEMGKSYSEVKEEIRSYLKEQKQGEVITQYIDNLKEKVKVIRNEEWIKEQRRLKPPNPLDKALKSGKPTVLDLGAGYCVPCKMMKPIFEELEREYEGKANIILLEISEYRDLANRYRVRVIPTQIFFDKNGNQYWRHEGFLAKEEIVKKLKELGVE, encoded by the coding sequence ATGATGAAAAACTTTGGGAAATGGGTCGTTTTGCTTCTCTTAATCGCTACCGTCGCCATCGTTCTTTTAGTTAAACGGGGGAAGAAAGAAGTGGCAGAAAAACCGATGGGAGAGGTCCAAAAACCGGAGACCATAAATTTGAAAATGGAAAAAGAAGAAAAAGAGGAACCGCTCAAAGAGCCAACTAAAAAAGAAGAGGCTAAAATGGAAAAAGATGTCTTAGCCCTGGTTGGCAATGGCAAAATTACGAAGGAATACTTAGAGGAAAAATATCAGTCTCTTCCCGATGAGTATAAAGATATGTATAAAAATGACAAGGAAGGATTTTTAGAACAGTTAATCATCAGGGAACTCCTTTTTCAAGAGGCAGCCCGGAGAGGCCTCACTAAAAATTTGGAAGATGTTTCCGAAGAGGAGAGGAAAAAAGATATGGCAATTGAACTCTTAATTCGGGAGCTCACCGAGAAGATTGAAATACCCGAGAAGGAGTTAGAGGATTTTTATAATGCCCACCAGAGTGAAATGGGAAAAAGTTATTCTGAGGTGAAGGAAGAGATAAGAAGTTATCTGAAGGAGCAGAAACAAGGAGAAGTGATTACTCAATACATTGATAACCTAAAAGAGAAGGTGAAAGTTATAAGAAATGAAGAGTGGATTAAAGAACAGAGAAGATTAAAACCACCCAACCCTCTGGATAAGGCATTAAAAAGTGGTAAACCAACGGTCTTAGACCTTGGTGCCGGCTACTGTGTGCCCTGTAAGATGATGAAACCAATCTTTGAAGAATTGGAAAGGGAATATGAGGGAAAAGCAAATATCATCTTGTTAGAAATCTCTGAATATCGCGATTTAGCCAATAGATACCGGGTAAGGGTAATTCCCACCCAGATATTCTTTGACAAAAACGGCAATCAATACTGGCGCCACGAGGGGTTTCTGGCCAAAGAAGAGATTGTAAAAAAACTGAAAGAATTAGGGGTGGAATAG